Proteins co-encoded in one Hallerella porci genomic window:
- the carA gene encoding glutamine-hydrolyzing carbamoyl-phosphate synthase small subunit yields the protein MTLQEKWKIQRERKAFLALADGSVFYGYSMGAPVDSFGEVVFNTSLSGYEEILSDPSYAGQFVTLTETEIGNVGINQADMESEKFQAAGLLVQQINADSNWRSEESLTDALKRYGIPALAGIDTRALTLLLREKGTLKGFICTSGSVSAEEGVAKAKAWAGLDGIDMVETVTCKTKYEFSDSFVNDFGMPKELPPADLKLVAYDFGIKRNILRNLRMQGFKVTVVPAYTPAEEVLAMKPDAVFFSNGPGDPAGVKDAVKNAKAILGKVPVMGICLGHQILGLANGAQTGRLKFGHHGGNHPVKFMDTGRVMVTSQNHNFAVLENSIDPESLEVTHINLNDQSIEGFRSKKFPMIAVQFHPEAAPGPHDSNPFFEDCRKLVTGK from the coding sequence ATGACATTACAAGAAAAATGGAAAATTCAGCGCGAACGCAAGGCATTCCTCGCTCTCGCAGACGGTAGCGTCTTTTACGGTTACTCGATGGGCGCTCCTGTCGATTCCTTTGGTGAAGTTGTGTTCAACACATCGCTTTCGGGCTACGAAGAAATCCTTTCGGATCCTTCTTACGCGGGCCAGTTTGTGACTCTCACCGAAACAGAAATCGGAAACGTCGGCATTAACCAAGCCGACATGGAAAGCGAAAAATTCCAAGCGGCGGGACTTCTCGTGCAGCAAATTAACGCGGATTCGAACTGGCGTTCCGAAGAATCTTTAACGGATGCTTTGAAACGCTACGGCATCCCGGCTCTCGCTGGAATTGATACGCGTGCGCTCACACTTCTTCTCCGTGAAAAAGGAACTCTCAAAGGTTTCATTTGCACATCGGGAAGCGTCTCTGCCGAAGAAGGCGTCGCCAAAGCAAAAGCTTGGGCGGGCTTGGATGGAATCGATATGGTCGAAACGGTCACTTGCAAAACGAAGTACGAATTCTCGGACAGTTTTGTAAATGATTTCGGCATGCCGAAAGAACTTCCGCCGGCTGATTTGAAACTCGTCGCTTACGATTTCGGCATCAAGCGGAATATTTTGCGCAACTTGCGGATGCAAGGTTTTAAAGTCACCGTTGTGCCGGCTTACACTCCCGCCGAAGAAGTGCTTGCGATGAAACCGGATGCAGTTTTCTTCTCCAATGGGCCGGGCGATCCTGCGGGCGTCAAGGATGCGGTGAAGAATGCAAAAGCAATCCTTGGAAAAGTTCCGGTGATGGGAATTTGCTTGGGCCATCAGATTTTAGGACTTGCAAACGGTGCGCAAACCGGTCGTCTTAAATTCGGTCACCACGGCGGAAACCATCCGGTGAAATTTATGGATACAGGTCGTGTGATGGTAACGTCGCAAAACCATAACTTCGCCGTCTTGGAAAATTCCATTGACCCCGAATCTTTGGAAGTGACGCATATCAATTTGAACGATCAATCCATCGAAGGATTCCGCTCGAAAAAATTCCCGATGATCGCAGTGCAATTCCACCCCGAAGCTGCTCCAGGTCCGCATGATTCGAACCCATTCTTCGAAGATTGCCGCAAACTGGTCACTGGAAAATAA